The following are encoded in a window of Candidatus Zixiibacteriota bacterium genomic DNA:
- a CDS encoding VanZ family protein has product MKSFAKYHLPAVLYAAAILIIPSLPGFRTPAVRFLVSDKLAHFLEYAVFALLAYRSVSHWSERLQPRMMFLISFLVLAVFAVVDEVLQRFIPGRQTDIWDYVADLCGGVAVYGLLVWWRRRRSRTRG; this is encoded by the coding sequence ATGAAGTCATTCGCCAAATACCACCTTCCGGCTGTCCTTTACGCCGCCGCGATCCTGATTATTCCGTCGCTGCCGGGGTTTCGTACTCCTGCGGTCAGATTTCTAGTGAGTGACAAGCTGGCACACTTCCTCGAATACGCGGTCTTCGCATTACTGGCCTATCGCTCGGTAAGTCACTGGAGCGAGCGACTCCAACCTCGCATGATGTTCCTGATCAGCTTCCTTGTCCTGGCGGTATTCGCCGTGGTAGACGAAGTCCTGCAACGGTTTATCCCGGGACGGCAGACGGACATCTGGGACTATGTTGCCGATCTTTGCGGCGGGGTGGCCGTTTATGGCCTGCTGGTATGGTGGAGGCGTCGGCGTAGCAGGACCCGCGGTTAA
- a CDS encoding Ig-like domain-containing protein: protein MNLRLFAGALFLASVFAATAAAQQDPKDEGVADSAFFVVLEPTVGLVDQVVTAQLYFFNTPQNLASVSGGYRWDNPKLVMDSVRWSPEAMAAFNLTQLAYYRNNRDSTNANRYFQATALRIFGDGLVASGAPKLIATYYFHATTWTNSDAFCIDTASFTPLLFVSTVGNVEYKPIFRGQTCVGHVVTGVLQASPTTLNFTGVAGGPAPPSQTFNISEQGGANIPYVASSPASWFDLTNASGTTPADVGVAIDMTGLGAGDHQSLITVTSPEATNQVTVTVNLHLDQANQPPVLNPIGNREVDEAQLLQFVVSATDPDAQIPALTTSALPSTASFIDNGDGTGTLSWTPTYDDQGAYPVTFTASDGDLTDEETITITVNNVNRAPLLATIDPQQVNEGVNLTFGASATDPDLDPLTLSAVGAPAAASFTDHGDGTATFSWTPSNTDAGLYDFYVIASDGNLADSQLVSVQVIDADGFVVNPPMLNFEARFNSSDPAPQYFNVSIGDGSNVQFLVSTAATWITLDPTGATTPSDIEVTARITGLAAGDYHDSIQVVEQVGEAGSPAAYDPVWVHVFFTVYNELAVTATNLQLTQSEGAPSPASTTFTVYELGGDAIAFTVSSEADWFTLNPAGGTTPQEVVVAAASTDLAPGDYTDSIEVASADAPNSPLKVHVNLTVTPCPGFAVPEVAFSREVFVGETATVDEMININSSTEVEIPWFAIPATYFTFDPEFGDTEFSPQTHMTYSRQFDSEGSHSDTARIIAAWGSEDPDCPSEILIIVNVSVNRAPSADTVIVINTPAVPGQRVGVPVVFSNSCRLTGLGLSLNWTGGMVLDSVSFVGSVIAYVTDKTVAINNDLNDVTIVASVGAEPQVPIGSQQLMATLWFALRPEIEAGTYSFGLGAYPPLLPGDVYFYRDCGEGQETEFPEYIPGAIIVGTTSNYVCGYVVDPLDNEIEGATVELWDDYPLTEPLMSTMSSSIGGFAFDDIMIIPFDLYAYKDGYYPGYVEDINFGDKGIKIVLTPLPETVTPTSQWVDYFCPENPEGATLFLGVPVPVGAIVEAYTQNNLLVGQTIVSERGKYGFMPVYRASDEFNDNGARTGDQIHFTINGMDAVATGNTIYPADYAQVEVCLEVRGTTEKVCALVEGWNLISWNVNTTSDDILEVLAPIMDYVDVVLGFEQGGLTFDPDLPMFSTLWNVDHLSGYWVRIVGIGEIDLNITGLPVLETTPIPLSRGWNLVSYLREESWDVETALMNVDHLTLFAYGFPNGEIRVWQPGGQFNQLETFDPCNGYWIKTSSAGTLIYSGAELAPGEDRPMIAEQALSSGPVTSTNWINLYSRDLRLDGQRVTAGTTVRAFSVDGDHLAGSFTLTTDGQFGFMPVYADAAGENQVGLKAGDEYYLTVNDIRTVETLVWTGNGDRIEVTELAAANSGGQALPTGYSLEQNYPNPFNPSTVIEFSVPVTGYARLEIFNVLGASVAVVFDGQALAGEHKIVWDGKASDGTPTASGVYFYRLTADNYTETRKMMLLK, encoded by the coding sequence ATGAACCTCAGACTCTTCGCAGGCGCGCTGTTCCTGGCGAGCGTTTTTGCGGCCACCGCAGCTGCCCAGCAGGATCCGAAAGACGAGGGAGTTGCAGACTCCGCCTTTTTCGTAGTCCTGGAGCCGACAGTAGGCCTGGTGGACCAGGTCGTCACGGCTCAACTGTATTTCTTCAATACCCCGCAGAACCTGGCCAGCGTATCGGGCGGTTATCGTTGGGACAATCCGAAGCTGGTGATGGATTCTGTACGGTGGTCTCCGGAAGCGATGGCGGCGTTCAACCTGACACAATTGGCCTATTACCGCAATAACCGGGACTCGACTAACGCCAACCGGTACTTTCAGGCCACCGCACTACGCATTTTCGGTGACGGGCTGGTTGCCTCGGGAGCCCCAAAACTTATCGCCACGTATTATTTCCATGCCACTACCTGGACCAATTCAGACGCCTTCTGCATCGATACGGCGTCGTTTACTCCGCTCTTATTCGTGTCGACAGTCGGAAATGTGGAGTACAAACCGATTTTTCGCGGCCAAACGTGTGTCGGCCACGTGGTGACCGGGGTACTTCAGGCGAGTCCCACAACGCTCAACTTCACCGGTGTGGCCGGTGGTCCGGCTCCACCGTCGCAGACGTTCAACATCTCCGAACAAGGTGGTGCGAATATACCGTACGTAGCGTCGAGCCCCGCATCGTGGTTTGATCTGACCAACGCTTCAGGCACCACGCCGGCTGACGTAGGTGTCGCTATCGACATGACTGGTCTGGGCGCCGGCGATCACCAAAGCCTTATAACAGTCACGTCACCTGAGGCTACCAATCAGGTCACGGTGACAGTGAACCTGCACCTCGACCAGGCCAATCAGCCACCGGTACTGAATCCGATTGGTAACCGGGAAGTAGACGAGGCTCAACTCCTGCAGTTTGTAGTCAGCGCGACGGATCCGGACGCCCAGATTCCGGCGTTGACTACGTCGGCGCTGCCGAGCACCGCCAGTTTTATCGACAATGGCGACGGCACCGGGACGTTGTCCTGGACGCCGACATACGATGATCAGGGCGCGTACCCGGTAACTTTTACGGCATCGGACGGTGATCTGACCGACGAGGAGACAATCACGATCACGGTCAATAACGTCAACCGCGCCCCACTGTTGGCAACCATCGACCCGCAACAAGTCAACGAGGGCGTGAATCTCACTTTTGGTGCGTCGGCTACCGATCCGGATCTCGACCCGCTGACACTGAGTGCCGTGGGTGCTCCTGCGGCGGCCTCGTTTACCGACCACGGTGACGGCACCGCCACTTTTAGCTGGACGCCGTCGAACACAGACGCCGGTCTGTATGATTTCTACGTTATTGCGTCCGACGGTAACCTGGCGGACAGCCAGTTGGTCAGTGTTCAGGTTATTGATGCCGATGGGTTCGTGGTCAACCCGCCGATGCTCAACTTCGAGGCGCGATTTAACAGCTCGGACCCGGCGCCGCAGTACTTCAACGTCTCCATAGGCGACGGCAGCAACGTCCAATTCCTGGTAAGCACCGCCGCTACCTGGATAACGCTCGACCCGACCGGCGCTACCACTCCGTCCGATATCGAAGTTACCGCTCGCATCACGGGCCTGGCGGCAGGTGATTATCACGACTCCATCCAGGTTGTGGAACAGGTCGGCGAGGCCGGCTCACCGGCAGCTTACGACCCGGTCTGGGTGCACGTGTTCTTTACCGTGTACAACGAGCTTGCGGTCACAGCGACCAATCTGCAGCTGACGCAGTCGGAGGGTGCGCCGTCGCCTGCGAGTACGACTTTTACGGTCTACGAGCTCGGTGGCGACGCTATCGCCTTCACGGTTAGCTCGGAGGCCGATTGGTTCACCCTGAACCCGGCCGGCGGCACGACACCTCAGGAAGTGGTGGTCGCGGCAGCCTCCACCGATCTGGCGCCGGGCGACTACACCGATTCGATTGAGGTGGCATCAGCAGATGCGCCGAATTCGCCCTTGAAAGTTCATGTCAATCTGACCGTAACGCCGTGTCCCGGGTTCGCAGTTCCGGAAGTGGCATTCAGCCGCGAGGTATTCGTCGGGGAAACGGCTACTGTCGATGAAATGATCAATATCAACAGCTCGACAGAAGTAGAGATCCCCTGGTTTGCGATCCCGGCTACCTATTTCACCTTTGACCCCGAATTCGGCGACACCGAGTTTTCACCTCAAACACACATGACCTACTCACGCCAGTTCGACAGCGAGGGTTCACATTCCGATACCGCGCGCATCATTGCCGCCTGGGGATCCGAAGATCCGGACTGTCCGTCGGAAATATTGATTATCGTCAACGTTTCCGTTAATCGTGCTCCGAGCGCAGATACCGTCATAGTTATCAACACCCCGGCCGTTCCCGGACAGCGGGTGGGCGTGCCGGTGGTATTCAGCAACAGTTGCCGCCTGACCGGTCTGGGCCTGTCGCTCAACTGGACCGGCGGAATGGTTCTCGATTCGGTTTCTTTCGTTGGTTCGGTTATTGCCTATGTCACCGATAAGACCGTCGCGATAAACAACGACCTGAACGATGTGACAATCGTCGCGTCAGTTGGCGCGGAACCGCAGGTGCCGATCGGTTCGCAGCAGCTTATGGCCACTCTCTGGTTCGCGCTTCGCCCCGAAATAGAGGCCGGCACGTACAGCTTCGGCCTCGGGGCTTACCCGCCGCTGTTGCCGGGCGATGTCTATTTCTATCGTGACTGCGGTGAAGGTCAGGAGACCGAATTTCCGGAATACATCCCGGGCGCTATCATAGTCGGCACCACGTCCAACTACGTCTGCGGGTATGTGGTAGATCCGTTGGACAACGAAATCGAGGGCGCCACAGTTGAGCTCTGGGATGACTACCCGCTCACCGAGCCGCTGATGTCAACCATGTCTTCGAGTATTGGCGGGTTCGCTTTCGACGACATCATGATTATTCCGTTCGATCTGTATGCTTACAAAGACGGCTATTATCCCGGGTATGTGGAGGACATTAACTTTGGCGACAAGGGCATCAAGATCGTTCTGACCCCGCTGCCGGAAACCGTGACACCTACTAGTCAGTGGGTCGACTACTTCTGTCCCGAGAATCCGGAAGGCGCCACCCTTTTCCTCGGCGTACCGGTTCCGGTGGGCGCGATAGTCGAAGCCTACACTCAAAACAACCTGCTGGTTGGTCAAACGATCGTCAGTGAGCGCGGCAAGTACGGTTTCATGCCGGTCTATCGCGCGAGTGACGAGTTCAATGACAATGGCGCCCGCACAGGCGATCAGATTCATTTCACCATCAACGGTATGGATGCGGTTGCCACCGGCAACACGATTTATCCGGCGGACTACGCCCAGGTCGAGGTCTGCCTCGAAGTGCGCGGCACCACCGAAAAAGTGTGCGCGCTGGTCGAGGGCTGGAACCTGATCAGCTGGAACGTCAATACGACCAGCGATGACATTCTCGAAGTGCTTGCCCCGATTATGGATTATGTCGATGTCGTCCTCGGCTTCGAACAGGGCGGCCTGACTTTCGATCCGGACCTTCCGATGTTCTCCACCCTGTGGAATGTCGACCACCTGAGCGGCTACTGGGTGCGAATTGTCGGTATCGGCGAGATCGACCTCAACATCACCGGCTTGCCGGTACTGGAGACAACCCCGATTCCGCTCAGCCGCGGCTGGAACCTGGTCAGCTACCTCCGCGAGGAAAGCTGGGACGTGGAAACGGCGCTGATGAATGTGGATCACCTCACGCTGTTTGCCTACGGCTTCCCGAACGGTGAAATCCGGGTCTGGCAGCCGGGCGGACAGTTCAACCAGCTCGAGACCTTTGATCCGTGCAACGGCTACTGGATCAAGACCTCCAGCGCCGGTACACTGATTTACAGCGGCGCCGAGCTGGCGCCCGGCGAGGACCGGCCCATGATCGCCGAACAGGCGCTGTCCAGCGGCCCGGTGACCTCAACCAACTGGATCAACCTGTACTCGCGCGATTTGCGACTGGACGGTCAGCGGGTGACCGCCGGTACGACGGTTCGGGCGTTCAGTGTCGACGGCGACCATCTGGCGGGCAGCTTTACCCTAACCACTGATGGCCAGTTCGGCTTCATGCCCGTTTATGCCGATGCCGCCGGCGAGAACCAGGTCGGTTTGAAAGCCGGCGATGAGTACTACCTGACGGTCAACGACATTCGTACTGTCGAGACGCTGGTCTGGACCGGCAACGGCGACCGCATCGAAGTCACCGAACTTGCGGCGGCCAATTCGGGTGGCCAGGCTCTGCCGACCGGCTACTCGCTGGAGCAGAACTACCCGAACCCGTTTAACCCGAGCACGGTAATCGAATTCTCCGTGCCGGTTACCGGCTATGCCCGGCTCGAGATCTTCAACGTGCTGGGTGCGTCGGTAGCGGTGGTTTTCGACGGCCAGGCTCTGGCTGGTGAACACAAGATCGTGTGGGACGGCAAGGCCTCAGACGGCACGCCGACCGCGTCCGGTGTTTACTTCTATCGCCTGACTGCCGATAATTACACCGAAACCCGGAAGATGATGCTCCTCAAATAG
- a CDS encoding T9SS type A sorting domain-containing protein: MKRYFLKLAVAAMFSVGLGIAAEAQTIYPTPFFTSFADTMIASTYNGQPLVVGSIIQAYDQAGTYCGVDTVRWNVDSTQAIFGYFSVYGDDPNTPVLDEGATSGETISFRINGRAATVTAGDPTWSDQTLKSVTLSASATIAMTGLTLPGDTLVVPGDTAVFRVQVRNDGDGTDFYGVRMSMSMPGGPGPFDWEAFPPDTVVYADAGQTVWVYFSARAPVFSADTTNTITYKVFSHLDTTVNVTGSFNLIMTLTDVDEYDPNLPGSFALFQNYPNPFNPTTTIAYRLNSATYVRLDVYDVLGRVVERVDLGWLSPGDGEIVYDGSELASGVYFYRLTTEASSRTRKMILLK; encoded by the coding sequence GTGAAACGGTATTTCCTGAAACTGGCAGTCGCGGCAATGTTCTCAGTCGGGCTCGGAATTGCAGCCGAGGCGCAGACAATCTATCCGACCCCGTTTTTTACGTCGTTCGCGGACACCATGATTGCGTCGACTTACAATGGTCAGCCGCTCGTGGTAGGCTCGATCATCCAGGCCTATGACCAGGCGGGCACTTACTGCGGAGTGGACACGGTCCGCTGGAACGTGGACAGCACCCAGGCCATTTTCGGGTACTTTTCAGTGTACGGCGATGATCCCAACACGCCCGTACTCGATGAAGGGGCGACCTCGGGTGAGACGATTTCGTTCCGGATCAACGGGCGCGCGGCCACGGTTACTGCCGGGGATCCCACCTGGAGCGACCAAACGCTCAAGTCGGTGACGCTCTCGGCGTCCGCCACAATCGCCATGACCGGTCTTACGCTACCGGGCGATACGCTGGTTGTGCCGGGCGACACCGCCGTATTTCGCGTGCAGGTGCGCAACGACGGTGACGGGACAGACTTTTACGGTGTGAGGATGTCTATGTCGATGCCGGGCGGGCCAGGGCCATTCGACTGGGAGGCGTTTCCGCCGGACACCGTCGTTTATGCCGATGCCGGCCAGACGGTGTGGGTGTATTTCTCGGCGCGGGCGCCGGTTTTCAGCGCCGACACGACCAATACCATAACCTACAAGGTCTTCTCGCACCTGGACACGACCGTTAACGTCACCGGCAGCTTTAACCTGATAATGACGCTCACCGATGTTGACGAATACGATCCGAATTTGCCGGGTTCGTTCGCTCTCTTCCAGAACTACCCGAACCCGTTTAACCCGACTACGACAATTGCCTACCGACTTAACTCCGCAACCTACGTTCGGCTGGACGTATACGATGTGCTCGGTCGGGTGGTGGAGAGAGTAGACCTGGGCTGGTTGTCGCCGGGCGACGGCGAAATCGTCTATGACGGCTCGGAACTGGCCAGCGGAGTCTACTTCTACCGCCTTACCACCGAGGCCTCGAGTCGAACCAGAAAAATGATACTCCTCAAGTAG
- a CDS encoding Stp1/IreP family PP2C-type Ser/Thr phosphatase produces the protein MSLQIKVVGRTDIGLVRPGNEDCLHLDERNHVYAVCDGMGGHQAGEVASMMASDIIHQAFTQFSSELLDYPLLSVGRTLPPSGDLLLKSIRLANRAVYNKAMSSPTLTGMGTTIVAAAFEADVMSVAHVGDSRAYRLGERALEPLTRDHSWVAEIQASHNMSEEEATSFVGKNVITRALGVRATVEADFRIIKVKPGDQFLLCSDGLCGYADDDEIFDVASRFRANLAEMIDALIQMANDRGGSDNVTVIALQVLGIRESPLPEVSVFTLKEETPETVAAEDRWLARLAEAAPERRPPQGGKLSKAGGSKIVLLLIFLVFAVAAVLIIWFLPQK, from the coding sequence GTGTCTCTTCAAATAAAAGTAGTCGGCCGGACTGATATCGGGCTGGTGCGCCCGGGCAATGAGGACTGCCTGCATCTTGATGAAAGGAACCACGTATACGCGGTTTGCGACGGCATGGGCGGCCACCAGGCCGGTGAGGTGGCCTCGATGATGGCCTCCGACATCATCCACCAGGCGTTTACACAGTTCAGCAGCGAATTGCTCGACTATCCTCTTCTCAGCGTCGGTCGCACTCTGCCACCGAGCGGCGATCTTTTACTGAAGTCCATTCGCCTGGCCAACCGCGCAGTTTACAACAAGGCGATGAGCAGCCCGACGCTCACCGGCATGGGCACGACCATCGTGGCGGCGGCGTTCGAGGCGGATGTCATGTCGGTTGCCCATGTAGGCGACAGCCGGGCCTACCGCCTCGGCGAGCGCGCTCTTGAACCGCTGACACGGGATCACTCCTGGGTCGCTGAGATACAAGCCAGCCACAACATGTCGGAAGAGGAAGCGACGTCGTTTGTAGGCAAGAACGTAATTACTCGCGCTCTCGGAGTGCGGGCGACTGTCGAGGCGGACTTTCGAATTATCAAAGTAAAACCGGGCGACCAGTTCCTTCTCTGCTCAGACGGACTCTGCGGATATGCCGATGATGATGAGATATTCGACGTTGCGTCGAGATTCAGAGCCAATCTGGCCGAGATGATCGATGCCCTGATACAGATGGCCAACGATCGTGGCGGATCGGACAACGTAACCGTGATAGCGTTGCAGGTGCTGGGGATAAGGGAGTCGCCCCTGCCTGAGGTGTCGGTATTTACTCTCAAAGAAGAGACCCCGGAGACTGTTGCCGCGGAAGATCGCTGGCTGGCAAGATTGGCCGAGGCCGCGCCGGAGAGACGACCGCCCCAGGGCGGGAAGTTGTCCAAGGCGGGCGGGAGTAAAATCGTCCTGCTGCTGATCTTTCTCGTTTTCGCGGTTGCCGCCGTGCTGATTATCTGGTTCCTGCCTCAGAAATGA
- a CDS encoding trypsin-like peptidase domain-containing protein: MTTNRISNFIVTVLAIILLMALAVRAEDPSSPAVPFGKTPGSWYYGGTSGLSGIDSVRGYIDSLFYLKAAAAGVTPTVGESPGVIYGDDDRRDIYTLTDPNQLKLAQATCVVIQSYEVSYNGNGTYTLSTSPWTIQGGLPLCAGERFAGQRRIGFCSGFLVAPDIVVTAGHCLSACGGIAFLFGFEQVDSLTPPVPIVSEDNIYFCSEVIDRRYSGDLDHCVVRLDRPVVGRTPIPIRRSGLVDNGEPLVVLGHPTVLPMKAAAGAEVKDNRGTTPWFQANTDTYGGNSGSMVVNTNTWQIEGILVRGAPDFVYTGGCARSNVVPNTGNTGSGLRFEEISKIESVAGFIPLLITSAGEVSLGSAVLSCNDRLAIELRDLDLAGQGSYSMLVVTSAADSEQVVLDETAPLSAVFVDSIVAGSGTVVPHDGVIQVSHGTAVTAVYFDADHGGGTPATVEASVTADCLPPMISAVTVAAVGGTWVTVEFVTDESAAGRVMLGTACGSYTNSVAGTIATSHQISLVSLTPATSYRFIVQATDEAGNMSEDDNGGNCFEFTTTGTPDFFTQQFTSGFPLEGKTLALIPDESASLYHACLIDSPDFLTTPEGHIALGLTDDSFAPVSLGGDQVLLYGTAYSTVYVGSNGFVTFATGNSDWSESLDEHFASPARVSVFWDDLDPAEGGQVTYAKYSNRLVVTWEDVPEHSGTNVVSMQLQMYFGGVITMTYKKVEPLDGIVGLSAGGGISLEFTPSDLSQYPACQVVVCYPDADLDDFGMMGDPGYMQFGAACAEGTSDNAQDCDDADPSRNPDAQDLPDDGIDQDCDGVDASCCVGMVGDANNSGGDAPTIGDVTAMIDYLFLGGAPLACLQEGDINQSGGRYPVFEDLSIGDITTLIDHLFISGAALSSCL, from the coding sequence GTGACGACAAACCGCATCAGCAACTTCATTGTCACCGTCCTCGCTATCATCCTGCTCATGGCACTGGCGGTGAGGGCCGAAGATCCATCCTCTCCCGCTGTACCCTTCGGTAAGACCCCCGGCAGTTGGTATTACGGGGGCACTTCAGGGCTTTCGGGGATCGATTCCGTGCGCGGTTACATTGACTCACTGTTCTACCTTAAAGCCGCGGCCGCCGGCGTAACGCCGACTGTTGGCGAGAGCCCCGGTGTCATATACGGCGATGACGACCGCCGCGATATCTACACTCTCACCGATCCCAATCAATTGAAACTTGCCCAGGCTACCTGCGTGGTTATCCAGTCATACGAAGTCAGCTATAATGGCAATGGTACCTACACCCTGAGTACGAGTCCCTGGACAATCCAGGGCGGTCTTCCGCTCTGCGCCGGAGAGCGCTTTGCCGGGCAGCGCAGAATCGGCTTTTGTTCGGGGTTTCTGGTGGCGCCAGATATTGTCGTTACCGCTGGCCACTGCCTCAGCGCATGTGGGGGGATAGCTTTCCTGTTTGGCTTCGAGCAGGTTGATTCTTTGACACCGCCGGTGCCAATCGTGTCGGAGGACAACATATACTTCTGCTCCGAGGTGATCGATCGCCGGTATTCCGGGGATCTCGATCACTGCGTGGTCCGGCTTGACCGTCCAGTGGTCGGGCGCACACCGATACCGATCCGGCGGAGCGGGTTGGTGGACAACGGCGAACCGCTGGTGGTGCTCGGCCACCCGACCGTGCTTCCCATGAAAGCCGCCGCCGGCGCCGAGGTAAAAGACAATCGCGGGACCACGCCCTGGTTCCAGGCCAACACGGATACCTACGGTGGCAATTCCGGTTCGATGGTGGTCAACACGAACACCTGGCAGATCGAAGGTATATTAGTCCGGGGCGCGCCCGATTTCGTATATACCGGCGGCTGCGCCCGGTCGAATGTCGTGCCCAATACGGGGAATACGGGTTCGGGACTTCGTTTCGAAGAAATCAGCAAGATCGAATCAGTCGCCGGGTTCATACCACTCCTGATTACCTCAGCAGGTGAGGTTTCTCTCGGCTCTGCGGTGTTGTCCTGCAATGATCGCCTGGCAATCGAGTTGCGCGATCTTGATCTGGCCGGGCAAGGCAGCTACAGCATGCTGGTCGTTACGTCGGCTGCGGACTCGGAACAGGTCGTTCTCGATGAAACCGCGCCGTTGTCAGCCGTATTCGTGGATTCAATAGTTGCGGGGAGCGGAACTGTCGTACCGCATGACGGAGTCATCCAAGTTTCACACGGTACTGCGGTCACGGCAGTTTATTTTGATGCCGACCATGGGGGCGGTACTCCTGCTACGGTGGAGGCATCGGTAACTGCGGATTGTTTGCCACCCATGATTTCTGCTGTCACGGTGGCGGCGGTGGGCGGAACGTGGGTCACGGTCGAGTTTGTCACCGACGAGTCGGCGGCGGGACGGGTCATGCTTGGAACTGCCTGCGGCAGCTACACCAACTCGGTCGCGGGCACGATTGCTACCAGCCACCAGATATCGCTGGTTTCGCTAACTCCCGCCACCAGCTATCGCTTCATCGTGCAGGCGACCGATGAGGCCGGAAATATGAGCGAGGACGACAACGGCGGCAATTGCTTCGAATTCACAACAACCGGCACGCCCGATTTCTTCACTCAGCAGTTCACTTCGGGATTTCCGCTGGAAGGAAAAACGCTGGCGCTGATTCCGGATGAATCGGCCAGTCTCTACCATGCGTGCCTAATCGATTCGCCCGACTTCCTCACTACACCAGAGGGGCATATAGCACTCGGGTTGACCGACGACAGCTTCGCGCCGGTCTCTCTGGGCGGGGATCAGGTACTGCTGTACGGCACCGCATACAGCACGGTCTATGTCGGCAGCAACGGATTCGTCACTTTTGCGACAGGGAATAGCGACTGGAGCGAATCGCTCGACGAGCATTTTGCGTCGCCCGCGCGTGTCTCTGTTTTTTGGGATGACCTCGATCCCGCCGAGGGTGGCCAGGTGACATACGCGAAGTACAGCAATCGCCTGGTCGTGACCTGGGAAGATGTCCCGGAACACTCCGGCACCAATGTTGTTTCCATGCAGCTGCAGATGTACTTCGGCGGTGTGATCACGATGACATACAAGAAAGTCGAGCCGCTCGACGGCATCGTCGGGCTGTCCGCCGGCGGCGGGATATCGCTGGAGTTCACGCCATCCGATCTGAGCCAGTACCCGGCCTGCCAGGTGGTTGTATGCTATCCGGATGCCGACCTGGATGACTTTGGTATGATGGGTGATCCGGGGTACATGCAGTTTGGTGCGGCCTGTGCCGAAGGTACCTCCGATAATGCCCAGGACTGCGACGATGCCGATCCTTCTCGCAATCCGGATGCTCAAGACTTGCCCGACGACGGCATCGACCAGGACTGCGATGGAGTCGATGCCTCGTGCTGTGTCGGTATGGTCGGCGATGCCAACAACTCGGGAGGAGATGCCCCGACGATCGGCGATGTCACCGCAATGATAGATTACTTGTTTCTCGGCGGGGCGCCGCTGGCCTGTTTGCAGGAAGGGGATATCAACCAGTCGGGTGGACGGTACCCCGTTTTCGAGGACCTGTCGATCGGCGATATCACCACGCTGATCGACCATCTATTCATATCAGGGGCCGCGTTGAGTTCTTGTCTGTAA
- a CDS encoding penicillin-binding protein activator LpoB, translating to MKGILTVIAITALLLGCGGGRQVTRFDPNTQTDLSGKWNDTDSRLVAEEMIADCLSRPWLTEFNRTAGEKPVVTVGTIDNLSHEHIAIETFIADFERELINSAQVRFVAAADWRAEIRRERSEQQEFASPETMKRMRNELGADFMLQGAIKSIVDQEEGKQVVFYQTDLTLVNIETMEKVWIGQKKIKKGISQGSTKW from the coding sequence ATGAAAGGAATTCTGACCGTAATCGCAATCACCGCCCTGCTGCTCGGATGCGGCGGCGGTAGACAGGTCACCCGGTTCGATCCGAACACGCAGACCGATCTGAGCGGCAAGTGGAACGACACCGACTCGCGTCTGGTCGCCGAGGAAATGATCGCCGATTGTCTCTCCCGGCCCTGGCTAACTGAATTTAATCGGACAGCCGGAGAGAAGCCGGTCGTGACTGTCGGCACGATTGACAATCTCAGTCATGAGCACATCGCGATCGAAACGTTTATAGCGGACTTTGAGCGCGAATTGATCAACTCCGCCCAGGTCCGCTTTGTGGCCGCCGCCGACTGGCGCGCCGAAATCCGCCGCGAGCGCTCCGAACAGCAGGAGTTCGCATCGCCGGAGACCATGAAACGGATGCGCAACGAACTCGGCGCTGATTTCATGCTGCAGGGCGCAATCAAGTCGATTGTCGATCAGGAGGAAGGCAAGCAGGTCGTGTTCTATCAGACCGATCTGACCCTGGTCAATATCGAGACGATGGAAAAGGTCTGGATCGGCCAGAAGAAGATCAAGAAGGGGATTTCGCAGGGCAGCACCAAGTGGTAG